A DNA window from Candidatus Bathyarchaeota archaeon contains the following coding sequences:
- a CDS encoding DNA-directed DNA polymerase II small subunit, with translation MILKETIGDRLKLNKQKKVQQAVSFSLTAGYHLNKEAFSLLTTISKTEDPVKLIEMTLEKLERLEERPLFISKNLLEETAKETFPDTKETKTLTVSALQEPSIATGKPKRTFYPNAKDVDKDIKVLEDPTDKICSTGSINEYLEYFQDRFKRIRKLLRQRMDSRNAASIKEAFRAASNSRVNIFCIVTEKRESKYGVFLKIEDLETNAIVLIPRNASKELLEKTKSLLLDQVVCLSLLKSRKNLLIVEELFFPDIPQKKPHKAKEAVHVALISDLHVGSKEFMREEFNRFVLWLNGKYGDENLREVASRVKYIIIAGDIVDGVGIYPNQIKELAERDIFKQYRLAAKFIEQIPDYIELIIIPGNHDASRKALPQPAIPKRYGEPLYETRNILSLGNPATVSIHGVEFLIYHGRSLDDVLATAADMDFHSPERAMRLLLKGRHLAPTYGQRTSIAPEKRDFLVIESVPDVFHAGHVHVMKHEFYRGTLMVNSGAWQKQTGYQRSLGLEPTPGIIPVVDLQTLAVLPVDFNA, from the coding sequence GTGATACTAAAAGAAACAATTGGAGACCGCTTAAAATTGAATAAGCAAAAGAAAGTTCAGCAAGCAGTCTCCTTTTCCCTCACAGCAGGCTATCACCTCAACAAAGAAGCTTTCAGCCTTCTCACTACAATATCAAAAACAGAGGATCCAGTAAAGCTCATTGAAATGACTCTGGAAAAATTGGAAAGACTCGAGGAAAGACCGCTTTTTATAAGCAAGAATCTTCTTGAAGAAACAGCAAAAGAAACCTTTCCAGATACGAAAGAAACAAAAACACTTACTGTCTCCGCCCTGCAGGAACCTTCTATAGCAACAGGAAAACCCAAAAGAACCTTCTACCCAAACGCAAAGGATGTGGATAAGGACATAAAAGTATTAGAGGATCCAACCGACAAAATATGTTCAACTGGTTCAATTAATGAATATCTTGAATACTTTCAGGATCGGTTTAAGCGAATAAGAAAACTGCTGCGACAACGAATGGATTCTAGGAATGCTGCATCAATAAAAGAGGCGTTCCGAGCGGCATCTAATTCAAGAGTCAATATATTTTGTATAGTTACAGAGAAGCGCGAATCAAAATACGGAGTTTTCTTAAAAATCGAAGACCTGGAAACCAACGCTATAGTGCTCATTCCCCGAAATGCATCTAAGGAACTTTTAGAGAAGACAAAGTCGCTACTACTTGATCAAGTTGTATGCCTAAGCTTATTGAAAAGCAGAAAGAACTTGCTAATTGTCGAAGAACTTTTCTTCCCAGATATCCCTCAAAAGAAACCGCATAAAGCTAAAGAAGCTGTCCATGTAGCCCTAATATCTGATCTTCATGTGGGAAGCAAAGAGTTCATGAGAGAGGAATTTAATCGTTTTGTGTTGTGGCTCAATGGAAAATACGGAGATGAGAACTTAAGAGAAGTCGCTAGCCGCGTCAAGTACATCATTATCGCCGGTGACATCGTGGACGGTGTAGGTATCTATCCAAACCAAATAAAAGAACTAGCCGAACGAGATATTTTCAAGCAATATAGGCTGGCGGCAAAATTCATTGAACAGATCCCAGACTACATAGAGCTGATAATCATTCCTGGAAACCACGACGCGTCAAGGAAGGCCTTGCCACAACCTGCCATCCCTAAGAGATATGGAGAGCCCCTTTATGAGACACGAAACATATTATCACTAGGCAACCCAGCAACTGTAAGCATTCATGGCGTAGAATTTCTCATTTATCATGGACGAAGTCTAGACGATGTCTTGGCTACAGCGGCAGATATGGATTTTCATTCTCCGGAGAGAGCTATGCGCTTGTTATTGAAAGGTAGACATTTGGCGCCTACATACGGTCAGCGCACCTCAATCGCGCCGGAGAAGCGAGACTTTCTTGTAATAGAAAGCGTTCCAGATGTTTTCCATGCAGGTCATGTACACGTTATGAAACATGAATTTTATAGAGGAACTCTTATGGTTAATTCTGGTGCTTGGCAAAAGCAAACTGGTTATCAGAGAAGTTTGGGTTTAGAACCCACACCGGGTATTATCCCTGTTGTAGATCTTCAGACACTTGCTGTTTTACCTGTGGATTTTAATGCTTAG
- a CDS encoding orc1/cdc6 family replication initiation protein — MKKEADMLDSVFERFLKTNHFFKDRDVLRHDYIPKKLPHREDQIRHLGMIVAPLLKAERCSNIFIYGKTGTGKTAVMKYVLSRLVQKAVEFGAPVRAAYVNCRLAGTEYRVFTRLCDSLNIHVPFTGLAVGEVFDRFKKGLETQNLSLIVILDELDELIKARGNVLLYQLTRVNGALCNSTVSIIGISNDLRFKEMLEPRVLSALSEEEVMFKPYDASELQDILWERAELAFCNGVLLKGAVSLCAALAAAEHGDARRALDLLRVAGEVAERENAKIIAEDHVREAEKRIERNRVIDALTNLTLHSKFVLYSVYLLGKANIYSAITGDIYEIYTELCKEIGVSPLTQRRVSGLVSELDSIGLLNSRVISRGRYGRTKKINLAIPRSPLKKAYIDDAHLGQLTDFTPKCLILKFGKTKH; from the coding sequence ATGAAAAAAGAAGCAGATATGCTTGATTCTGTCTTTGAACGTTTTCTGAAAACTAACCACTTTTTTAAGGATAGAGATGTACTCCGCCATGACTACATTCCCAAAAAACTACCTCACCGTGAAGATCAGATAAGGCACTTAGGCATGATTGTTGCTCCTCTGTTAAAAGCAGAAAGATGTTCCAACATATTTATTTATGGAAAAACAGGTACTGGAAAAACTGCTGTCATGAAGTATGTGCTAAGCCGGCTTGTGCAAAAGGCTGTAGAATTTGGTGCACCAGTTAGGGCAGCGTATGTAAATTGCCGCTTAGCAGGAACGGAATATAGGGTTTTTACACGATTATGTGACTCCTTGAATATCCATGTACCCTTTACTGGGCTTGCTGTTGGCGAAGTTTTTGATCGCTTTAAAAAAGGTCTGGAAACCCAAAATCTCTCACTTATTGTCATATTAGATGAACTTGATGAGTTGATAAAGGCTAGAGGCAACGTTCTCTTATATCAACTGACGAGGGTAAACGGTGCTCTTTGTAATAGTACCGTCTCTATTATTGGAATCTCGAACGATCTACGTTTCAAAGAAATGCTGGAGCCACGCGTTTTAAGTGCCTTGAGTGAAGAGGAGGTAATGTTTAAACCCTACGATGCTTCCGAACTTCAAGACATTTTATGGGAAAGGGCAGAGTTAGCATTCTGCAATGGTGTCTTACTAAAAGGTGCTGTGAGCCTGTGTGCTGCTTTGGCTGCTGCGGAACATGGGGATGCAAGGCGTGCACTCGACTTGCTCCGTGTGGCAGGCGAAGTAGCGGAGAGGGAGAATGCAAAGATAATAGCCGAAGACCATGTTAGAGAAGCCGAGAAGCGAATTGAGCGTAATAGAGTAATTGATGCCTTAACAAATTTGACACTGCACTCAAAATTCGTTCTCTACAGCGTATACCTCCTCGGAAAAGCAAACATTTACTCCGCCATTACTGGCGACATATATGAAATATATACTGAACTGTGTAAGGAAATCGGAGTTTCTCCACTGACACAGAGAAGAGTAAGTGGGCTTGTAAGTGAGCTAGATTCAATTGGGTTACTAAATTCAAGGGTCATAAGTAGAGGTCGCTATGGTCGAACAAAAAAAATTAATCTCGCAATACCACGAAGCCCCTTAAAGAAAGCGTATATAGACGATGCCCACTTAGGACAGTTAACTGATTTCACACCGAAGTGTTTGATACTAAAATTTGGTAAAACTAAGCATTAA
- a CDS encoding DNA double-strand break repair nuclease NurA: MDREVKTDFGEMKEILRSYIEKGQSVGFRDIKDEPSINVKPALANIAPLKKAKTCDVHFFAVDCSTRTLKRANNWGIYLFRVSYATVRKREVDWNFKERIKTLKGDSYVRRKILQETRLQLESEMALRLLHKADKNDYVLLDGASYFGGERKFNAMLYEKCEKRGIKLLAISKQSPKLHDEKGRDLIAATYMLAPQGRWVYYPVKKANIHEHLYGDISIIKLCEDSPRAFRCDVMSYLTNHDIQSLLSPLSVISEDPRCLGYPVVLWLAHDFSGVSETKLLQYHVQVEEELADAGLLDVLRQEELACNFADELHGAKHAFNWEWIERV, from the coding sequence ATGGATAGAGAAGTTAAAACGGATTTTGGCGAGATGAAGGAAATACTGAGAAGTTACATTGAGAAGGGGCAGTCAGTAGGTTTTAGAGACATAAAAGATGAGCCTTCAATAAACGTAAAACCAGCATTAGCAAATATTGCTCCGCTAAAAAAAGCGAAAACTTGCGACGTACATTTCTTTGCGGTAGATTGTTCGACTAGAACCTTAAAGAGAGCAAACAATTGGGGCATATACCTCTTTCGAGTTTCATACGCTACTGTTAGAAAACGAGAAGTAGACTGGAATTTCAAAGAGAGAATCAAAACGTTGAAGGGAGATTCATATGTACGTCGCAAAATTCTGCAAGAAACGAGGCTTCAATTAGAGAGCGAAATGGCATTAAGGTTACTCCATAAAGCAGATAAAAATGACTATGTTCTTCTCGATGGAGCCAGCTACTTTGGCGGTGAAAGAAAATTTAATGCCATGCTTTATGAGAAATGTGAAAAAAGAGGAATAAAACTACTAGCTATAAGTAAACAATCTCCTAAACTTCATGACGAGAAGGGTCGGGATCTTATTGCTGCGACGTACATGCTTGCCCCTCAGGGACGCTGGGTCTATTACCCGGTTAAGAAAGCCAACATTCATGAACACCTTTATGGCGACATATCTATCATTAAGCTGTGTGAAGACAGTCCGCGGGCCTTCCGCTGTGACGTAATGAGCTATTTAACCAACCACGACATACAATCACTGCTGTCACCTCTTTCTGTGATTTCCGAGGACCCTCGTTGTCTAGGCTATCCAGTGGTATTGTGGCTGGCGCACGATTTTTCGGGTGTTTCTGAGACCAAGCTACTTCAATATCACGTCCAAGTTGAAGAAGAGTTAGCCGACGCCGGACTTCTCGATGTACTTCGCCAAGAAGAGCTTGCCTGCAATTTTGCAGACGAGCTTCATGGAGCAAAACATGCTTTCAATTGGGAGTGGATTGAGCGTGTCTAA